The Drosophila sechellia strain sech25 chromosome 2R, ASM438219v1, whole genome shotgun sequence nucleotide sequence TCTGAGCTTTTCACCTGCCGAGTCTTACCAACATGCTGCGCTACCTGCTCATTCTTTGCGCCCTCGGAAGCGGTGAGTCCATAGAGTTAAGATCAACTTTCTAACGCCTCCTTGTAGGGAGGAGAAACCTCGAGACTCGCATATATTATACCTTAAAGTTGCTGCGTTCGCTTTTTACCCTGCCGCTTGGCAAAAACATATCTTAATTGCAATCACTTCGATCTTCGTCATATTGTTTTAATAAATTGAATGTGTATTTTCTTGAGTAATTGCGCCTGCCAATCAGAAAAACTTTTTCAGAAAACCTGTTTACAAAGAAATTTCGCGCTTGTACATTACGAGGCGAGTTGCCTTGAATATATCATATTTATTCGTATATCTGTAAGCCTAACAACACAAAAGATATTCTATGGCTTACGAGCGAatcaactgaactgaactaaACAGCGAATTCGGATACCCTTTCCCCCCAGCTACTTGCGGCGATGTGGAGCTACTCACTCAAACTGTCTATGGCTTCCTGGACTTCACAACCACGATTGGCAACACCGTCATGGTGTTCTCGCCCCAAAGTTCTCCAGCCTTCGGTGAGTGCATTATATAATAGGCATAATATCAGAACTACTTTCCTAAATGagcaatattaatattaatagaaCTTAAATCGAACGACACGCACGAGATAATCAATATTATAGAGACTAAGCCGAAAGTGACGAAGAAGGAAAAGGAGAATGTCGGCATCAAGCCAACGCCTTTGATCGTGACTCACTCGAATGTCATTCCCGAGACCGAGACATCCCAGATTGAATCTTACAACACAAGTCTCTCCAACTCGCCCATCCAGACGCTTCTGAATGCCCCCGAATACGACCTGCTCTCCCGCCAGCCCGAGCAGTTCGCCGAGGAAACCTACCGCCTGGTGAACTTCAAGTCCAAGGGCGAGGCCGACCGCCAAAGGATATATCCGTCCAAGAAGGAGCCCGTGCATGGCCCCCAAACGCGGTCCACTGAGTTCAGGAGCATCGTGACGGCGACCAAGGACTCTGGTAAATTCTCCAAGGTCTCCCAGGTCCACGCAGTCGCCAGTGTGGAGAAGAAGAGCAAGCCCCGGCAGTCGCGGACCAACAAACCAGTTACGCCCTCGATCCAGCCGAGCAGGACTCTGAAGGAGTCCTCCATCCAGACCCAACTGGCCAGCAAGCCACCAAGGAAGAGTCACCAAAGTGGTCGCGACAACCGAGGATCGTCGGGCACCAGAAAGCCCTCGCGTCCCAAGGGAAAGCGGTAATAGAAGCCACACTCCAAGGTTTCTTATGATTACCTTGTAAAATTGATCCTTCTATTGCAGGAGGAACAAGCACACCCAGAGTTCCAAGCCGGCAGTAGCTCCATCAGCAACTGAAACTACCGCCCGCCACTCGTATCGGTCGAAAGCAAATGCGAATGCTGTGCAGGAGGAGCCAGTGTCCGTCGTGAGTCCCAATGCATTCAAGCTCAACAGGCGACCTGGCAGATGGCAGTATAAGTCCTCGCCGAAGCCCAAGGTGAACATAAGGAAGAACGCCAACCCCAATCTGCCCACCTCCGTTCAAAACGACACGGCTCCCAGTGATGAGATCCCCGTGGACATCATCACCAACCAGGCCATAAACAACGGCAGGGATCTTGAGGCGTCCGGCTCCCAGAACGGCCCAGTTGCGAACAACAATAACGACGATCCCAACTCCAAATACTTTGTGCAGACGTTGAACGTGGAGATATCGACACCCCAACCATTCATAGACACCTATTACGAAATTGCGACCATTAAGACTCCGTTTATATTCCAGGTAATGATGTCGTTGTGtctttttttccatttcgaaCTATGAGACTATGAGTTTCTTTGTCTGAAGTTCCCACGCCAATAAGCCCCATTAATGGCATTCATTTGTTTTCAGGCTGGCGTGGTTAAGAAAACGCGCTTCCTGACCGTCACCTCTACCATTGAGAAGGTAATCCAGCAGGAGCACACCAAGGAGTACTCCGAAGACGATGGCCCGCTGACGGAGAACATTTTGGAGGCCACCCCCAGCACCGATGACAAGACCTTAACAGGCAGCGTTACGACCTTGAAGCCCATCTATCTGGGCGAGGAGACCGAGACCCCCAGCCTGGAGACCATAACGGAGTCCTTTTCCATAACGCACACCAAGCTGAAGACCCAGATCCTCCCAGTTGTGAACGCGAAAAGAAACGAGACCATCCAATTTACCCTGGTTCAGACCTACGATTACACCAGTATCATCACTGTAACCCAGACTATTTCCCCATTGAGCGACGACTTCAATCCCTCAAAGAACTTCAAGGACTTCGAAGGAAGTTTGGACGAGGCTGGGTCGGAAATCAACCTGGACCTCGAGTTTGGAGATGAAGATAATACGGGCAAATTCGACGCAAAGATCAAGCCGAAACTCAAAGTTGAGGCCAAGAGTAATGTAACCAGCCCACTAATCCCTCTGCTCCCGGAATCGATTAGCTTCCCGGAAACGCTGCAAAACAGCTTGATAACTTCCACGCGACCCGTGATCAAGCTGGAGACCATCTGGGAGTCCCATGTGGTGCCGCTGGTCAGAGGAACCGAGACTATCATGAGAACCCTCTCCAAGTCCGTGGGTGTGGTGGAGAAGACGGAGTACGTCACTGATGTCGCCACGATTTCCATTCCAACGCCATCCTCTCAATATCCCTTCTCGATCAACCCCTTCAATCCCTTCAACCCACTCTTGCCCATTGCCCCGCAGCAGTTCATCACCTCCACCGAGGTGCAGCAGTCCATGGTAACGGAAACGAGCTCCAAGGTTCTGAAGCTGACCTTCGGCGCGAGGACCGCCTACACCACCATCTTCTCAACCTCCGTCGTTCCCACAGCCGTCACTAGATTAATAACCGCCACCATTCCCGGCCAGCCAGGCCAATCCTTCCCCAACTACTTTCCGCCTCCTTACAATCCATTCGCCTATGTTGGCTAGTTTTTAGGAGCATCTGCGAAAGCGAGAGTGTCTAACCCCATTACTTCTTTGTAATTAGGAATCCTGTATTATATTTAAGAACACGTGCAAATATCGAAAATGCGGTGATACAAAAAGCAGTAGATTTTATTAGATTGTGTGTGCACTTTGTCGCAAAAGTTGCTAATGTAAATACTCGAGTTAAGACTAAATTAGGATTGCATCGAATTTTTTGGATCTAAGATAAGCAAAACATGGTTGTAGTTCGGTTTAACTGctgttaataaatttttgaACCTTTTTATTCCCTAAATTAGTTTTTCATTCTGTTTTATTTACTGCGGCTCAACAGTTATTTGATTCTTTAAATGATCGATACTAATAGTTATGCACTGCGTTCCATTCCGTCGTTTCACGCGGAGGAGAACCGACGCAGAATTCCGCCCTTTGCAaacaacatataaaaattgatTGCCAGCAATGCACATTTACCAAATGCTTACCGTTACAACACTTATAAACATTATCTAATATTGTTAAAGGCTTTCACTTTGCAATATAAATCACACTCCAACATCAATATCGATATCTTGGCCTCTATCGATACCAGCGTGTGTGTCCGCATTTCACATCTCTAGGGCTTTGGCGTCACGTTCGCATCTCTAGTaaattggaaaaaaataaaatcgtcGGAGTTTTTATGTGCTTGCAGAGTAGTGTAAGTAATTGCTATTTTTGTGCCAGCTACTTGCCGGTAGTAAACAACACATGTGAACTGCGATGCCTTGCAATCCTCAGGGCAATTCCAGTGCGGTTTAAGTCCGAACGACCACTTATCTTGGAAGAAACCCGAAgtgtacgtacatatgtaagtTTTCGCGTGTGTATTTTTATGCACATGCAATTTTATGCTGCTGGCCATGCAAAGgtgcaaaaaatgcaaaatgtaaaaaatgtTTGCAGAATGCCCATGAATCTGACCGGACTTCAGACGGCACACACGCTTGTTCCCGAAATTGTGCAACTCCGCATACGTACATACAGTCAtggtcaaaattattttcacaaagtgcatttgagtgaaatgtgaaaaatgtgaaaagtgaaaatacttttgaccacctctgtatGTAATGTCTTATGCTGGCATAATTATCCGCGGTTGAAGTTAAGTGCTTAGTGCAAATCGGGAATCTATATTCGGCATACTTTGGTAAAGGGCCAATGAGTTCGTACTTATTAGAAAAATGGCCAGCCGCTGTAATTATAGCACAGCACCAATGAATGAGTTCGCACTTTCACCTTATCCCGATGCAATCAATACTGATTTCTGAACCTGCATGGTTTGCCACTGTTTAGTAGCTTACTTTAGTGATCTCTTAAGATTTGATGAAATGTCACGTTTCCCACAAATCGACTATTTGCATAGTTTCAGTTTTAGACTGTCCACTTAAACTTTTCGATCATGTTTTTAGGATTGCAGCGCATTGCCACACAATTTTAGCGCTTTACTCGAGCTTTGAAAACATTATGTAAACAGCTTTATCTGTTTGTTTATTAAGATATTTATGAAGCATATCATATTCTGTACTCCCTCTGTTTTGACTCTGATAACCCAATTGCTGTGGACACGTTAAGGTAATCGTATTTAATCTCTTCATCGCAGATTTCTCTCATATGCAACTATGTCGGTACACTATAAATTTAAGAGTACACTCAACTTTGATACAATTACTTTTGATGGACTTCACATTTCTGTCGGGGACTTGAAAAGGGAGATTGTGCAGCAGAAGCGACTGGGCAAAATCATCGACTTTGATCTTCAGATCACAAATGCGCAGAGTAAAGAAGGTATGTCCACCGCAATTTGGAATTGTTCCCCTGCTACATGGTTTTCCTCCCTTTTCCAGAATACAAGGACGATGGGGTGCTTATTCCCAAGAACACAACGCTGATCATATCGCGAATCCCCATCGCCCATCCCACAAAAAAGGGCTGGGagccaccagcagcagaaaaTGCCTTTTCGGCTGCGCCTGCCAAGCAGGACAACTTCAACATGGACCTGTCCAAAATGCAAGGCACTGAGGAGGACAAAATCCAGGAAATGATGATGCAGAGCA carries:
- the LOC6613019 gene encoding uncharacterized protein LOC6613019; the encoded protein is MLRYLLILCALGSATCGDVELLTQTVYGFLDFTTTIGNTVMVFSPQSSPAFELKSNDTHEIINIIETKPKVTKKEKENVGIKPTPLIVTHSNVIPETETSQIESYNTSLSNSPIQTLLNAPEYDLLSRQPEQFAEETYRLVNFKSKGEADRQRIYPSKKEPVHGPQTRSTEFRSIVTATKDSGKFSKVSQVHAVASVEKKSKPRQSRTNKPVTPSIQPSRTLKESSIQTQLASKPPRKSHQSGRDNRGSSGTRKPSRPKGKRRNKHTQSSKPAVAPSATETTARHSYRSKANANAVQEEPVSVVSPNAFKLNRRPGRWQYKSSPKPKVNIRKNANPNLPTSVQNDTAPSDEIPVDIITNQAINNGRDLEASGSQNGPVANNNNDDPNSKYFVQTLNVEISTPQPFIDTYYEIATIKTPFIFQAGVVKKTRFLTVTSTIEKVIQQEHTKEYSEDDGPLTENILEATPSTDDKTLTGSVTTLKPIYLGEETETPSLETITESFSITHTKLKTQILPVVNAKRNETIQFTLVQTYDYTSIITVTQTISPLSDDFNPSKNFKDFEGSLDEAGSEINLDLEFGDEDNTGKFDAKIKPKLKVEAKSNVTSPLIPLLPESISFPETLQNSLITSTRPVIKLETIWESHVVPLVRGTETIMRTLSKSVGVVEKTEYVTDVATISIPTPSSQYPFSINPFNPFNPLLPIAPQQFITSTEVQQSMVTETSSKVLKLTFGARTAYTTIFSTSVVPTAVTRLITATIPGQPGQSFPNYFPPPYNPFAYVG